In one window of Thermodesulfobacteriota bacterium DNA:
- a CDS encoding alpha/beta hydrolase translates to MRPRAAAIWFWVTAIVLWGVAGCSPIERRFLFYPTHRPHDNSLTPWSRNGETIGYARMAASPVNVWLMLHGNGGQASDRIYAMPCFSDDDSVFVLEYPGYGSREGVPSKAAFNRAAEEAYLFLRQTYPGIPVCVAAESIGSGPASYLATLDDKPDRLVLIVPFDRLSLVAAEHFPAIFVRLILRSDWNNAEALSHYPGPVEIIGAEGDTIIPVKHARALAASVPGARLIIIAGGHNDWAVGGRVKIRNL, encoded by the coding sequence ATGCGTCCGCGAGCAGCAGCCATATGGTTTTGGGTCACCGCCATCGTTCTCTGGGGCGTGGCCGGATGCTCCCCCATCGAAAGACGCTTTCTGTTTTATCCCACCCACCGGCCGCACGACAACAGCCTGACCCCATGGAGCCGGAACGGTGAAACCATCGGGTATGCCCGGATGGCCGCCTCACCCGTGAATGTGTGGCTCATGCTCCACGGCAACGGCGGTCAGGCCTCGGACCGTATTTACGCCATGCCCTGTTTTTCGGACGACGATTCCGTCTTTGTCCTGGAATACCCCGGCTACGGAAGCCGGGAAGGGGTGCCCTCGAAAGCCGCTTTCAACCGCGCCGCCGAGGAAGCCTATCTTTTTCTCCGGCAAACCTACCCCGGCATTCCTGTCTGCGTGGCCGCCGAATCCATCGGGTCCGGTCCGGCCTCGTATCTGGCGACGCTTGACGACAAACCGGACCGGCTGGTGCTGATCGTTCCCTTTGACCGATTGTCCCTGGTGGCCGCGGAACATTTCCCGGCCATTTTCGTCCGGCTGATATTGAGGAGCGACTGGAATAATGCCGAGGCGCTTTCTCATTACCCGGGACCGGTGGAAATCATCGGGGCTGAAGGGGACACGATCATTCCGGTGAAACATGCCCGGGCGCTGGCGGCATCCGTTCCGGGAGCAAGGCTGATCATTATTGCCGGCGGCCACAACGACTGGGCCGTGGGCGGGCGGGTGAAGATAAGAAACCTTTAA
- a CDS encoding M20/M25/M40 family metallo-hydrolase, with the protein MTVNRERLADTFRSLVTIDSESRDELAVSGFIAGLFSGLGATIVRDDSLAGTGSNSGNMVARFEGRAGLDPLLIAAHMDTVSPGRGIAPVFKDGVFFSSGETILGSDDKSAIAVMHEAMCVLKESGVDCCPLELVFTVCEEIGLVGAKHFDYGLLRANRGYVLDTSDPASIVVQAPAANRLEFVIHGKDAHAGARPEDGVNAISVAARAIARLEPGRVDPETTYNIGTIEGGQASNIVPAKVIIRGEARSRNDDKLEKLTDQIVAAFRETVAEAAARCPHAGYPSLDVSVVSDFKSLNIPPDHPVVTTAVKAARTLGFEIRQAVSGGGSDANIFFQHGITAGVLGTGMKDIHSVRENVALDDMVRAAELLVEIIKASA; encoded by the coding sequence ATGACGGTGAACAGGGAGCGGCTGGCCGATACCTTCCGGTCGCTGGTGACCATCGACAGTGAATCAAGGGACGAACTCGCGGTCAGCGGCTTTATCGCCGGGCTCTTTTCAGGACTGGGGGCGACCATCGTCCGCGACGACTCCCTGGCCGGGACGGGCAGCAACAGCGGCAACATGGTGGCGCGGTTTGAGGGCCGGGCCGGGCTGGACCCTCTGCTGATCGCTGCTCATATGGATACGGTCTCCCCGGGCCGGGGCATCGCCCCGGTTTTCAAAGACGGGGTGTTTTTCAGCAGCGGTGAGACAATTCTGGGATCGGATGATAAGAGCGCCATCGCCGTCATGCACGAGGCCATGTGCGTGCTGAAGGAGTCCGGCGTCGACTGCTGTCCGCTGGAACTGGTCTTTACCGTTTGCGAGGAGATCGGCCTGGTCGGGGCCAAGCATTTTGATTACGGCCTGCTGCGGGCTAACCGCGGATATGTGCTGGACACGTCGGACCCGGCCTCCATCGTCGTGCAGGCGCCGGCAGCCAACCGCCTGGAGTTCGTGATCCATGGCAAGGACGCCCATGCCGGCGCCCGGCCGGAGGACGGCGTCAACGCCATCTCGGTCGCGGCCCGGGCCATCGCCCGGCTCGAACCCGGCCGGGTGGACCCGGAAACCACCTATAATATCGGCACCATCGAGGGCGGCCAGGCAAGCAATATTGTTCCGGCAAAAGTGATTATCCGGGGCGAGGCCCGGAGCCGGAACGACGATAAACTGGAAAAGCTGACCGATCAGATCGTGGCGGCCTTCCGTGAAACCGTGGCCGAGGCTGCCGCCCGCTGCCCTCACGCCGGATATCCCTCTCTGGATGTTTCCGTGGTCAGCGATTTTAAGAGCCTCAACATTCCGCCGGACCACCCGGTGGTGACCACTGCCGTGAAGGCGGCCCGGACCCTGGGGTTTGAGATCCGCCAGGCCGTATCCGGCGGCGGTTCCGACGCCAATATCTTTTTTCAGCATGGTATTACCGCCGGGGTCCTCGGCACCGGCATGAAGGATATTCACTCGGTGCGGGAGAACGTGGCCCTGGATGATATGGTCCGGGCCGCTGAACTGCTGGTGGAAATCATCAAGGCTTCTGCCTAA
- the larC gene encoding nickel pincer cofactor biosynthesis protein LarC, with amino-acid sequence MMDIFIDCGSGISGDMTLGALIDLGVPVEWVKEKLSRLPLAGFDLTVETVSRNGLAARKAEVRVDDGHPPRNFAAIQSLIMNSPLSDRVRQLSLAMFEKIARAESSVHGCPLAKVHFHELGGVDAIVDMVGTALCAEYLDIRGAAAAPVPLGSGQVRCHHGVLPVPAPATLEILKGVPVYGSDLTGELVTPTGAAILTTLTTRFGPMPLMTVSAVGYGAGTREIPDRPNLLRIIGGRFGEPVIVEEPEPLAMVEACIDNMNPEIFGYVMEKLFADGALDVFWVPVFMKKNRPATMIQVLCALSRRDIIVGRILSETTTTGARHYPVNRSILPRRIVKVDTVFGPVAAKQITRPDGAVRVAPEYEACRMIAVERNIPILEVYQAVERAADKVLPS; translated from the coding sequence ATGATGGACATTTTTATCGATTGCGGTTCCGGCATCAGCGGCGACATGACCCTGGGCGCGCTCATCGATCTGGGCGTACCCGTGGAGTGGGTAAAAGAAAAACTCTCCCGGCTGCCGCTGGCCGGCTTTGACCTCACGGTTGAGACAGTGTCCCGGAACGGCCTGGCCGCCCGCAAGGCGGAGGTGCGGGTTGATGATGGTCATCCCCCGAGAAACTTCGCCGCCATTCAGTCATTAATAATGAACAGCCCCCTGTCGGACCGGGTGCGCCAGCTGTCTCTGGCCATGTTCGAGAAAATCGCCCGGGCCGAGTCCTCGGTGCACGGCTGTCCCCTGGCCAAGGTCCATTTCCATGAGCTCGGCGGCGTGGACGCCATCGTGGACATGGTGGGAACGGCCCTGTGCGCCGAATACCTGGATATCCGGGGAGCGGCCGCGGCCCCGGTTCCCCTGGGATCGGGTCAGGTCCGTTGTCACCACGGCGTCCTGCCCGTGCCGGCCCCGGCCACGCTGGAAATTCTCAAGGGGGTGCCGGTCTACGGGTCGGACCTGACCGGCGAACTGGTCACGCCCACGGGCGCGGCCATCCTCACCACCCTGACAACGCGTTTCGGCCCCATGCCGCTGATGACCGTCAGCGCGGTCGGTTACGGCGCCGGGACCCGCGAGATCCCGGACCGTCCCAACCTGCTCAGGATCATCGGCGGCCGGTTCGGGGAACCGGTCATCGTCGAGGAACCGGAGCCCCTGGCCATGGTGGAAGCCTGCATCGACAACATGAACCCGGAAATTTTCGGCTATGTCATGGAAAAGCTGTTTGCCGACGGCGCCCTGGATGTGTTCTGGGTGCCGGTCTTCATGAAGAAGAACCGGCCGGCGACCATGATCCAGGTGCTGTGCGCCCTTTCCCGCCGGGATATCATCGTCGGTCGGATTCTGTCGGAAACCACCACCACCGGTGCCCGGCATTACCCGGTCAACCGCAGTATCCTGCCGCGCCGCATCGTGAAGGTGGATACCGTCTTCGGGCCGGTGGCCGCCAAGCAGATCACCCGTCCGGACGGAGCCGTGCGCGTGGCCCCGGAATACGAAGCCTGCCGTATGATCGCGGTGGAACGTAACATACCGATTCTTGAGGTTTATCAGGCAGTGGAACGGGCCGCGGACAAGGTTCTTCCGTCTTGA
- a CDS encoding phosphatidylglycerophosphatase A — MKRSYSLILMAATGGYVGYLPVVPGTFGTLAGLLPVYLISLLGNGPALIVLALTIGLAVWTAGRAEKQIGATDPGCIVIDEIAGIMVTLWSLPFEWLPVTAGFFIFRCLDMLKPFPIRQIEKKLPGGFGIVADDVVAGLIAHVLLRIVLAVAQ, encoded by the coding sequence ATGAAACGATCTTACAGCCTCATTCTCATGGCCGCCACCGGCGGTTATGTCGGTTATCTGCCGGTGGTCCCGGGAACCTTCGGGACCCTGGCCGGACTGCTGCCTGTTTATCTGATCTCCCTTCTGGGAAACGGGCCGGCTTTGATCGTCCTGGCGCTGACGATCGGTCTGGCGGTCTGGACGGCGGGACGGGCCGAAAAGCAAATCGGCGCAACCGATCCGGGCTGCATCGTCATTGATGAAATCGCCGGCATCATGGTGACGCTGTGGAGCCTGCCGTTTGAATGGCTGCCGGTGACGGCCGGTTTTTTCATTTTCCGCTGCCTGGACATGCTCAAGCCTTTTCCCATCCGGCAGATCGAGAAGAAGCTGCCCGGCGGGTTCGGCATTGTCGCCGATGATGTCGTGGCCGGCCTGATCGCCCATGTGCTTCTTCGGATCGTGCTGGCGGTGGCGCAATGA
- the thpR gene encoding RNA 2',3'-cyclic phosphodiesterase, which produces MIRTFLAFDLPEEARAVLRQAQRCLIDQGIRISWVRPENIHLTVKFLGEISEQAVERVCLSAAASTEKTRPMDLAVKGLGVFPDARRPRVVWAGLTGATQSLIDFQAELEENLAVSGFAKEPRPFKAHLTLGRVKHAIVPEKLVSALDACARFSPRSFPADRLILFRSDLKPNGAVYTVLKTFPLSGGE; this is translated from the coding sequence ATGATCCGGACCTTTCTGGCTTTTGACCTGCCGGAGGAGGCGAGGGCCGTTCTGCGGCAGGCCCAGCGCTGCCTGATTGACCAGGGCATCCGCATCAGCTGGGTCCGGCCGGAAAACATTCACCTGACCGTCAAGTTCCTGGGGGAAATATCAGAGCAGGCGGTAGAGCGGGTCTGCCTTTCCGCGGCCGCCTCAACGGAGAAAACCCGGCCCATGGACCTGGCCGTCAAGGGGTTGGGCGTTTTCCCGGACGCCCGCCGGCCGCGGGTGGTCTGGGCCGGCCTGACCGGCGCGACACAGTCTCTTATTGACTTTCAGGCCGAGCTGGAGGAAAATCTCGCCGTTTCCGGTTTCGCTAAAGAGCCGCGCCCCTTCAAGGCTCATCTGACCCTGGGACGGGTGAAACACGCCATTGTACCCGAAAAACTGGTGTCCGCCCTGGACGCCTGCGCGCGGTTTTCGCCCCGGTCGTTTCCGGCCGATCGGCTGATTCTGTTCCGCAGCGATCTGAAACCGAACGGAGCGGTCTACACGGTGTTAAAAACGTTTCCCCTGTCTGGAGGGGAGTAA
- the recA gene encoding recombinase RecA produces the protein MGISSEKAKAVEAAMTQIERQYGKGAIMKLGDGSVVKVPSISTGSLALDKALGIGGIPRGRVTEIFGQESSGKTTLALHVVAESQRQGGIAAFIDAEHALDIAYAKKLGVNSDELLVSQPDTGEQALEIADMLVRSGAVDIVVIDSVAALVPKAEIEGEMGDSHMGLQARLMSQALRKLTGIIGKTNTCIIFINQIREKIGVFFGNPETTTGGNALKFYASVRLDIRRSAVIKEGQDPVGNRVKVKVVKNKLAPPFKNVEFDIMYGEGISQTGELIDIGVEENIVEKSGSWFSFNNERIGQGRENAKQYLMENPAVLKELQARVKEKLGLATAAAEAEPPKNGK, from the coding sequence ATGGGGATCTCATCAGAAAAGGCAAAGGCAGTGGAAGCCGCCATGACACAGATTGAACGCCAGTACGGCAAGGGGGCGATCATGAAACTCGGGGACGGATCGGTGGTCAAGGTCCCGTCCATTTCCACCGGGTCACTGGCCCTGGACAAGGCCCTGGGCATCGGCGGGATACCCCGGGGCCGGGTCACTGAAATTTTCGGTCAGGAATCGTCCGGTAAAACGACCCTGGCCCTGCATGTCGTGGCCGAGTCCCAGCGTCAGGGCGGTATCGCCGCTTTTATCGACGCCGAGCATGCCCTGGATATCGCTTACGCCAAAAAGCTGGGCGTCAACAGCGACGAGCTCCTGGTCTCCCAGCCGGATACCGGCGAGCAGGCCCTGGAAATCGCGGACATGCTGGTCAGAAGCGGGGCGGTGGATATCGTTGTCATTGACTCCGTGGCCGCCCTGGTGCCCAAGGCGGAAATCGAGGGTGAGATGGGCGACTCTCACATGGGGCTCCAGGCGAGGCTCATGTCCCAGGCCCTTCGAAAGCTTACAGGAATTATAGGAAAAACAAATACATGCATTATATTTATTAACCAGATACGTGAGAAAATCGGGGTTTTTTTTGGCAACCCGGAAACCACCACCGGCGGCAATGCCCTGAAGTTTTACGCCTCGGTCCGACTGGATATCCGGCGCAGCGCCGTCATCAAGGAAGGCCAGGACCCGGTCGGCAACAGGGTCAAGGTCAAGGTGGTCAAGAACAAGCTGGCGCCACCCTTCAAGAACGTGGAGTTCGACATCATGTACGGGGAGGGAATCTCCCAGACCGGCGAACTGATCGATATCGGCGTCGAGGAGAACATCGTGGAGAAGAGCGGCTCCTGGTTCTCTTTTAACAATGAGCGCATCGGCCAGGGACGGGAAAACGCCAAGCAGTACCTGATGGAAAACCCGGCGGTTCTGAAGGAACTGCAGGCCCGGGTCAAGGAAAAGCTGGGCCTGGCCACCGCCGCCGCCGAGGCCGAACCCCCGAAAAACGGGAAATAG